In Synechocystis sp. PCC 6714, the following are encoded in one genomic region:
- the metH gene encoding methionine synthase yields MKSAFLDRLHSPDRPVLVFDGAMGTNLQVQNLTAADFGGAAYEGCNEYLVHTKPEAVATVHRAFYEAGADVVETDTFGGTPLVLAEYDLADQAYYLNKTAAELAKSVAAEFSTPEKPRFVAGSMGPGTKLPTLGHVDYDTLKEAYVTQVQGLYDGGVDLLLVETCQDVLQIKAALNAIEQVFVEKGDRLPLMVSVTMETMGTMLVGTEMAAALAILEPYPIDILGLNCATGPDLMKEHVKYLSQHSPFVVSCIPNAGLPENVGGQAFYRLTPVELQMSLMHFIEDLGVQVIGGCCGTRPDHIKALADIAKDLHPKERQPQYEPSAASIYSTQTYTQENSFLIIGERLNASGSKKCRDLLNTEDWDSLVSLAKSQVKEGAQILDVNVDYVGRDGVRDMKELASRLVNNVTLPLMLDSTEWQKMEAGLKVAGGKCILNSTNYEDGEERFYKVLEIAKEYGAGIVIGTIDEEGMGRTADKKFEIAKRAYDAAIAFGIPATEIFFDPLALPISTGIEEDRENGKATVDAIRRIRQELPSCHILLGVSNVSFGLNPAARQVLNSIFLHECMQVGMDAAIVSANKILPLAKIDPEQQQVCLDLIYDRREFTGDRCTYDPLTKLTTLFEGKTTKRDKSGDANLPVEERLKRHIIDGERLGLEDALNEALKLYAPLDIINIYLLDGMKVVGELFGSGQMQLPFVLQSAQTMKAAVAFLEPYMDKDDSVDNAKGTFLIATVKGDVHDIGKNLVDIILSNNGYRVVNLGIKQPVENIIEAYREHQPDCIAMSGLLVKSTAFMKENLEVFNQEGITVPVILGGAALTPKFVHQDCQNTYKGQVIYGKDAFADLHFMDKLMPAKSSQNWDDFQGFLGEYAEENGNGLKADNGSSTNFGIEEEKLIDASEQSTRPEVVDTVRSEAVDPDMERPTPPFWGTKILQPNDISLEEVFPLLDLQALFVGQWQFRKPREQSREEYDQFLAEKVYPILAQWKDKVLTENLLHPTVVYGYFPCQSQGNTLLIYDPELVSQNNGQIPNNATAIAKFEFPRQKSGRRLCIADFFASRESGVTDVFPMQAVTVGEIATEYARKLFAVDNYTDYLYFHGMAVQMAEALAEWTHARIRQELGFGNLDPDNIRDILQQRYQGSRYSFGYPACPNMQDQYTQLELLQTERIGLYMDESEQVYPEQSTTAIIAYHPIAKYFSA; encoded by the coding sequence ATGAAAAGTGCCTTTTTAGACCGTCTCCACAGTCCCGATCGCCCGGTGTTGGTTTTTGATGGGGCCATGGGTACGAATTTGCAGGTGCAGAACCTCACGGCGGCGGATTTTGGTGGGGCGGCCTATGAGGGTTGCAATGAATATCTGGTCCACACCAAACCCGAGGCGGTGGCCACAGTACACAGAGCTTTCTACGAAGCCGGGGCTGATGTGGTGGAAACGGATACCTTTGGTGGCACTCCCTTAGTGTTAGCGGAATATGATTTGGCAGACCAAGCCTATTATTTAAACAAAACGGCGGCGGAGTTGGCCAAATCGGTGGCGGCGGAATTTTCTACCCCTGAAAAGCCAAGGTTTGTGGCCGGTTCCATGGGGCCAGGAACGAAATTACCTACCCTCGGCCATGTGGATTACGACACCCTAAAGGAAGCCTACGTCACCCAGGTGCAGGGTTTATACGACGGTGGCGTAGATTTGTTATTAGTTGAAACCTGTCAGGATGTATTGCAGATTAAGGCGGCCCTCAATGCCATCGAACAGGTCTTTGTGGAAAAAGGCGATCGCCTACCGTTAATGGTGTCGGTCACTATGGAGACCATGGGGACCATGTTGGTGGGTACAGAGATGGCGGCGGCATTGGCCATTTTGGAACCCTATCCCATCGACATTTTGGGGCTCAACTGTGCCACCGGGCCGGATTTGATGAAGGAGCACGTCAAATATCTTTCCCAACACTCTCCCTTTGTGGTCTCCTGTATTCCCAATGCTGGTTTGCCAGAAAACGTTGGGGGCCAAGCTTTTTACCGCCTCACCCCGGTGGAGTTACAGATGTCTCTGATGCACTTCATTGAAGACTTGGGGGTACAGGTAATTGGTGGCTGTTGTGGCACCAGACCGGATCACATTAAAGCTTTAGCGGACATTGCCAAAGATCTCCATCCGAAAGAGCGTCAGCCCCAGTACGAACCCAGCGCCGCTTCTATCTATTCCACCCAAACCTACACCCAGGAGAATTCCTTTTTAATTATTGGCGAACGACTTAATGCCAGTGGCTCAAAAAAATGTCGGGATCTGCTCAACACAGAAGACTGGGACAGTTTAGTTTCCCTGGCCAAATCCCAGGTAAAAGAAGGGGCTCAAATTCTCGATGTCAACGTGGATTATGTTGGTCGAGATGGGGTGCGGGATATGAAAGAATTAGCTTCCCGGTTAGTTAATAATGTCACCCTGCCATTAATGCTAGATTCCACCGAATGGCAAAAAATGGAAGCGGGGCTAAAAGTAGCCGGGGGAAAATGTATTCTCAATTCCACTAACTACGAAGATGGGGAAGAACGATTTTATAAAGTGCTAGAAATTGCCAAGGAATATGGCGCCGGTATTGTCATTGGTACCATTGATGAAGAGGGCATGGGGCGCACTGCCGACAAGAAATTTGAGATTGCCAAACGGGCTTATGATGCGGCGATCGCCTTTGGTATTCCCGCCACAGAAATTTTCTTTGATCCCTTAGCCCTACCCATTTCCACCGGCATTGAAGAAGATCGAGAAAACGGTAAAGCCACCGTGGATGCCATCCGAAGAATCCGCCAGGAATTACCTAGTTGTCATATTTTATTGGGGGTTTCCAACGTTTCCTTTGGCTTAAATCCCGCCGCCCGTCAGGTGCTTAATTCGATTTTCCTCCACGAATGTATGCAGGTGGGCATGGATGCGGCCATTGTCAGTGCCAACAAGATTTTACCCCTGGCAAAAATTGACCCAGAACAACAACAAGTGTGCCTAGATTTAATCTATGATCGCCGGGAATTTACAGGCGATCGTTGCACCTATGATCCGTTGACTAAACTCACCACTTTATTTGAAGGTAAAACCACTAAACGAGATAAATCCGGTGACGCCAATTTGCCAGTGGAAGAAAGGCTGAAACGTCACATTATTGATGGGGAAAGGTTGGGCCTAGAGGATGCCCTGAATGAGGCACTGAAACTCTACGCCCCCCTAGATATCATCAACATCTATTTATTGGATGGAATGAAAGTGGTAGGAGAATTGTTTGGTTCCGGGCAAATGCAGTTACCCTTTGTCTTGCAATCAGCCCAAACCATGAAAGCGGCGGTAGCTTTCCTAGAACCCTACATGGATAAGGATGATTCTGTCGACAACGCCAAAGGAACATTTTTAATTGCCACCGTTAAAGGAGATGTCCATGACATTGGTAAAAACTTAGTGGATATTATTCTTTCCAACAATGGTTATCGTGTAGTTAATTTGGGCATTAAACAGCCGGTTGAAAATATTATTGAAGCCTACAGAGAACATCAGCCAGACTGCATTGCCATGAGTGGTTTATTGGTCAAATCCACTGCTTTTATGAAGGAAAATTTAGAAGTATTCAACCAAGAAGGAATTACGGTACCAGTAATTTTAGGGGGAGCGGCCCTAACACCAAAATTTGTTCACCAGGATTGTCAAAATACTTATAAAGGACAAGTAATCTACGGCAAGGATGCCTTTGCTGACCTCCACTTTATGGACAAGTTGATGCCCGCTAAAAGTAGTCAAAACTGGGATGATTTCCAGGGCTTTTTGGGGGAATATGCCGAAGAAAATGGTAACGGTTTAAAGGCAGACAATGGATCTAGCACAAACTTTGGTATCGAAGAAGAAAAGTTAATTGATGCTAGTGAACAATCGACGAGGCCGGAGGTAGTTGATACTGTTCGTTCAGAGGCGGTAGATCCAGATATGGAAAGACCAACACCGCCTTTTTGGGGCACTAAAATTCTGCAACCCAATGATATATCCCTAGAAGAAGTATTTCCTTTATTGGATTTACAAGCTTTATTTGTGGGGCAATGGCAATTCCGTAAACCGAGGGAGCAGTCAAGGGAAGAGTATGACCAATTTTTGGCAGAAAAAGTTTATCCGATTCTAGCCCAGTGGAAAGATAAAGTCCTGACGGAAAATTTACTCCATCCCACGGTGGTTTATGGTTATTTTCCCTGCCAATCCCAAGGCAATACGTTATTAATTTATGACCCTGAACTGGTCAGCCAAAATAATGGGCAAATTCCTAACAATGCAACGGCGATCGCCAAATTTGAATTTCCCCGGCAGAAATCGGGAAGACGGCTTTGTATTGCGGACTTTTTTGCCTCTAGGGAATCGGGGGTAACCGATGTTTTTCCCATGCAAGCGGTGACGGTGGGGGAAATTGCCACAGAATATGCGAGGAAACTATTTGCGGTCGATAACTACACTGATTATCTCTACTTCCATGGCATGGCGGTACAAATGGCGGAAGCTCTGGCGGAATGGACCCATGCCCGCATACGTCAGGAATTGGGCTTTGGTAATCTAGACCCCGATAATATCCGTGACATTCTCCAGCAACGTTACCAAGGTTCCCGCTACAGTTTTGGCTACCCCGCTTGTCCCAATATGCAAGACCAGTACACCCAGTTGGAATTGTTGCAAACGGAACGCATTGGCTTGTATATGGATGAAAGTGAACAGGTTTACCCAGAGCAATCTACCACCGCGATCATTGCCTACCACCCCATTGCCAAGTATTTCAGTGCCTAG
- a CDS encoding MEKHLA domain-containing protein, with the protein MIPPVPDTNNQFYLGHINLLRQSYERLIGKTFGPKDLTGLSLAQAIYKAPYVVVSHSTEPDPVFNYANLTAQKLFEFPWAEFCQLPSRQSAEVPNQMERQQLLDTVTRKGFIENYQGIRIAKSGRRFWIKNVTVWNLYDTDGIYQGQGAIYSHWETIG; encoded by the coding sequence ATGATTCCTCCAGTGCCTGATACTAATAATCAATTTTATCTTGGCCACATTAATTTACTGCGCCAAAGCTATGAGCGCTTAATAGGCAAAACCTTTGGCCCCAAAGACCTTACGGGATTGTCCCTGGCCCAAGCTATTTATAAGGCTCCCTATGTGGTAGTTTCCCATAGTACTGAGCCTGACCCAGTTTTTAACTATGCTAATCTAACTGCCCAAAAACTATTTGAATTTCCATGGGCAGAATTTTGCCAGTTGCCTTCCCGTCAATCTGCGGAAGTTCCCAATCAAATGGAACGGCAACAATTATTGGACACTGTTACCCGCAAAGGGTTCATTGAAAATTACCAAGGCATCCGCATTGCTAAAAGCGGCCGTCGCTTTTGGATTAAAAATGTTACTGTTTGGAATCTCTACGATACCGACGGTATTTACCAAGGTCAGGGGGCCATTTATAGTCATTGGGAAACTATTGGTTAA
- a CDS encoding ABC transporter permease, which yields MTKTVSLPSQNIVIDLQRKIFQRPLASLSLIALIIIVLAVILGPIFYRVPIDQIDFTQTAAPPSWQHPLGTNDLGQDQLARLLIGGRISLAVGLSAMGVSLTLGTLIGAIAGYFGGWWDMILMRITELFLALPQLPLVLLVVYLFREPVTRATSPEKGIFILVVLLIGLLNWMSVARLVRGNILRLREMEFVKAAIAMGASSSHIIWRHLLPNVLNLIIVAASLAVGNAIITESTLSFLGLGFPPDVPTWGQMLYTAKDYLETSPLMAVFPGLAIFITVLSVNYLGDGIGVKNS from the coding sequence ATGACTAAAACTGTTTCTCTGCCCAGCCAAAATATTGTCATTGATTTACAAAGAAAAATTTTTCAAAGGCCGTTAGCATCTTTAAGTTTAATTGCTTTAATCATCATTGTTTTAGCCGTGATTTTGGGACCGATATTCTATCGAGTTCCCATTGACCAAATCGACTTTACCCAAACAGCAGCTCCCCCCAGTTGGCAACATCCCCTGGGTACTAACGATTTAGGCCAGGATCAACTAGCTCGGCTATTAATCGGTGGCCGTATTTCCCTAGCGGTGGGACTGAGCGCCATGGGGGTTTCCCTCACCCTAGGTACGTTGATCGGGGCGATCGCCGGTTATTTTGGCGGCTGGTGGGACATGATTTTAATGCGTATCACAGAACTATTTTTAGCTCTACCCCAATTACCTTTAGTACTATTAGTCGTCTATCTATTTCGGGAGCCGGTCACCAGGGCCACTTCCCCCGAAAAAGGCATTTTTATTTTAGTGGTTTTACTAATTGGTTTGCTTAATTGGATGAGTGTGGCTCGATTGGTCCGGGGTAATATTCTGCGGCTAAGGGAAATGGAATTTGTCAAAGCGGCGATCGCCATGGGGGCGAGTTCTAGCCATATTATTTGGCGGCATCTATTGCCCAATGTGTTGAATTTAATCATTGTGGCCGCTAGCTTGGCGGTGGGTAACGCCATTATTACTGAATCAACCTTGAGCTTTTTAGGGTTGGGTTTTCCCCCCGATGTGCCCACCTGGGGCCAAATGCTTTATACCGCTAAGGATTATTTGGAAACTTCACCGCTGATGGCTGTTTTTCCAGGCTTGGCAATTTTCATTACTGTTTTGAGTGTTAATTATTTGGGGGATGGCATTGGTGTCAAGAATAGTTGA
- a CDS encoding alpha-mannosidase, with the protein MTESLNPLLPEISAALVLEQLRRLCQQNCQSHWCCLPGEPWEIADWQTYPLGKVNKKGYLIWEKGEKIQWFAQNFTVPKALADYPLDSLTLRLALTWWAKDAQIFVNGNLAQAGDLFDSKSRVLLTDNAKIGETFTVALKLTSPGHDIGGLMQSQLIFERQYPALDPGFIADEIEVLGLYLTQFEPEKVAEFSQVLEQIPWQQVTDQSRFDQSLILLRQKLLPFTEQLRQQQINLLGHAHLDMAWLWPLEETWEVGERTFQSVINLQTEFADLVFGHTSPVLYQWIEENRPALFGQIQKAVQQGSWELLGGMWIEPEANIISGESLARQLLYGQRYFEAKFGQISKVAWLPDSFGFCGQLPQFFRQAGIDYFVTGKLHWNDTNPFPHGAFHWRSPDGTKIFTVMSPPNLAGVMDNQPLPMANYANRWQNQTGLKHCLWLPGVGDHGGGPSRDMWRMKERWQNSEFFPTINTARAEDFLASIKQVLQPDQSFPIWERELYLELHRGCFTVHADQKLSNRQCEHLLYEAELWSTFASWLGSYNYPKKELELTWKKVLLNQFHDILPGTSIPEVFVTANQSWQEVYQTSNQIISQALRHLSAQIDYPHDFVEQGTPLLIFNPLHWPQNQLVEIPIKQGKQYQVYDGQTKTLVNSQITAEDSLIFLVDSPPLTCKYYWLREKDSLSDRQQLPPLSQEPILNNGLLKVEIDLENGEIASIYDLVNQRKILVGNGNQLQFFQDQGQYWDAWNIDPNYENYPLPSAQLVDWQWLEHGPLRWRLRVVKKFQQSVFTQDYCLTKDSPLLEIKTEVDWRETHVMVKAAFPLALQSEIFTTEAPCAVVDRRTNPQTKTEKAQWEVPHQHWFSLTDSQQNYGVSLLNNCKYGCDVKNNLMRLTLLRSSVWPDPNADRGRHQFSYYFYPHQGDWRSAKTVAMGYGIHRPLRPYFPEKLNSLSSQKLLPGQSWLNLGSENLCLMALKPREDNPDQWVVRCYEMMGESAQLSLSTAFEHNVQTRLNLLEESQPEDNTKNVNPWQIVSVCLAHD; encoded by the coding sequence ATGACAGAATCGTTGAATCCCCTACTACCAGAAATTAGTGCCGCCCTGGTGCTGGAACAACTAAGGCGTTTGTGTCAGCAAAATTGCCAGAGCCATTGGTGTTGCTTGCCTGGTGAGCCTTGGGAAATTGCTGATTGGCAAACCTATCCATTGGGGAAAGTTAACAAAAAAGGTTACTTGATTTGGGAAAAAGGTGAAAAAATCCAATGGTTTGCCCAAAATTTTACCGTGCCGAAGGCTTTGGCTGACTATCCTTTAGATAGCTTGACGTTACGGTTAGCTTTAACTTGGTGGGCTAAGGATGCTCAGATTTTTGTCAATGGTAATTTAGCTCAGGCTGGAGATTTATTTGATTCTAAGTCTAGAGTTTTGTTAACTGATAATGCCAAAATTGGTGAAACATTTACCGTAGCGTTAAAGTTAACCAGTCCTGGCCATGACATTGGTGGATTGATGCAATCTCAATTGATATTTGAGCGGCAATATCCAGCACTAGATCCGGGATTTATCGCTGATGAAATTGAAGTATTAGGTTTATATTTAACCCAATTTGAACCAGAAAAAGTAGCTGAATTCAGCCAAGTTCTAGAACAAATTCCGTGGCAACAAGTTACTGATCAAAGTAGGTTTGATCAATCATTAATATTGTTGCGTCAAAAATTGTTACCATTCACTGAACAATTGAGACAACAACAAATAAATTTACTAGGTCACGCCCATTTAGATATGGCTTGGTTATGGCCGTTGGAGGAGACTTGGGAAGTAGGGGAAAGAACTTTTCAATCGGTCATTAATTTACAAACAGAGTTTGCTGATCTAGTGTTTGGCCACACCAGTCCGGTTTTATACCAATGGATTGAAGAAAATCGACCGGCATTATTTGGGCAAATTCAAAAAGCCGTTCAACAAGGAAGCTGGGAACTGTTAGGGGGCATGTGGATTGAGCCGGAAGCAAATATTATCAGCGGCGAATCTCTAGCTCGCCAATTGCTTTATGGCCAAAGGTATTTTGAAGCAAAGTTTGGTCAAATTAGCAAAGTTGCTTGGTTACCTGATAGTTTTGGTTTCTGTGGTCAGCTACCCCAATTTTTTCGGCAGGCGGGCATTGACTATTTCGTTACCGGTAAACTCCACTGGAATGACACGAATCCTTTTCCCCATGGGGCTTTCCATTGGCGATCGCCGGATGGTACGAAAATTTTCACAGTGATGTCTCCACCTAACCTAGCTGGGGTAATGGATAATCAACCGTTACCAATGGCTAATTATGCCAACCGCTGGCAGAATCAAACTGGTTTGAAGCATTGCCTGTGGCTACCGGGAGTAGGGGACCATGGGGGAGGGCCTAGTCGGGATATGTGGCGAATGAAAGAACGATGGCAAAACTCAGAATTTTTTCCAACTATTAATACAGCAAGGGCTGAAGATTTTTTAGCTAGCATTAAACAGGTGTTACAGCCAGATCAGTCTTTTCCCATTTGGGAAAGGGAATTGTATTTGGAACTGCATCGGGGCTGTTTCACTGTCCACGCTGACCAGAAATTATCTAATCGTCAATGTGAACATTTGCTATATGAGGCGGAACTTTGGAGTACTTTTGCTAGTTGGTTAGGGAGCTATAACTATCCCAAAAAAGAACTAGAATTAACTTGGAAAAAAGTTTTATTAAATCAGTTCCATGACATTTTACCCGGCACATCCATTCCTGAAGTGTTTGTTACTGCCAATCAATCTTGGCAAGAAGTTTACCAAACCAGTAATCAAATAATTAGTCAGGCTTTAAGACATCTTAGCGCTCAGATTGATTATCCCCATGATTTTGTCGAGCAAGGGACACCACTATTAATTTTTAATCCTCTCCATTGGCCACAAAACCAGCTTGTGGAAATTCCCATTAAACAAGGTAAACAATATCAAGTTTATGATGGGCAAACAAAAACGTTGGTTAATAGTCAAATCACGGCGGAAGATAGTCTAATATTTTTAGTTGACTCACCACCTTTGACCTGTAAGTATTACTGGTTAAGAGAAAAAGATTCTTTATCCGATCGCCAGCAATTACCGCCTTTAAGCCAAGAACCCATTTTGAATAATGGCCTGCTGAAAGTAGAAATTGACTTAGAAAATGGTGAAATAGCAAGCATTTATGATCTAGTTAATCAACGGAAAATTTTGGTCGGCAATGGTAATCAATTACAGTTTTTCCAAGATCAAGGCCAATATTGGGATGCTTGGAACATCGACCCTAACTATGAAAATTATCCTTTACCTTCTGCCCAATTAGTGGACTGGCAATGGCTGGAACATGGTCCCCTACGTTGGCGTTTGCGAGTGGTGAAAAAATTTCAACAATCAGTTTTCACCCAGGATTATTGCTTAACTAAAGATTCTCCATTACTGGAAATTAAAACTGAAGTGGATTGGCGAGAAACCCATGTGATGGTGAAGGCGGCCTTTCCGCTGGCCTTACAAAGTGAAATTTTTACCACAGAAGCTCCCTGTGCGGTAGTCGATCGCCGAACTAATCCTCAAACGAAGACGGAAAAAGCCCAATGGGAGGTGCCCCATCAACATTGGTTCTCATTAACTGATTCCCAGCAAAATTATGGCGTTAGTCTCCTCAATAACTGCAAATATGGTTGTGACGTGAAAAATAATTTGATGCGTTTAACTCTGCTTCGGAGTAGCGTTTGGCCCGATCCCAATGCTGACCGCGGCAGGCATCAATTTAGCTATTATTTTTATCCCCACCAGGGAGATTGGCGATCGGCAAAAACAGTGGCAATGGGCTACGGTATCCATCGTCCTCTGCGACCCTATTTTCCTGAAAAGTTGAATTCTTTATCAAGTCAAAAATTATTGCCAGGGCAATCCTGGTTAAACCTTGGTAGTGAAAATCTTTGTCTAATGGCCCTCAAGCCTAGGGAAGATAATCCTGACCAGTGGGTGGTGCGTTGTTACGAAATGATGGGAGAATCAGCCCAATTATCACTATCCACAGCTTTTGAACACAATGTCCAAACCAGGTTAAATCTGTTGGAAGAATCTCAACCGGAGGATAATACTAAGAATGTTAACCCCTGGCAAATTGTTAGCGTTTGCTTAGCCCATGACTAA